A single Tenacibaculum sp. 190524A02b DNA region contains:
- a CDS encoding alpha/beta hydrolase, translated as MKHLTLLLALFITLVSFSQEVITKSIDSKELKQKRKFKVYLPKNYKKDLTANYPIAIVLGDQYIFDLYVGNAKLFADVDKAPRQIVVGIDMGETYAKDISIVPSTNMLTSRAQHFYKFIKHELIPYMEANFKTSAFMTITGEGKAANFLTHYLKEPEPIFNAYIAATPEFPQFAPQIIESYTLKRLGAIDNTYYIYASNSEKQTTPELYSRFSDISAFLSSFEAKNLHVTFDKFPNSPSFLSTISETIPRAFTKMFSLYAKISKEEFESNVKDLEPLDAIKYVEKKYLDIQYLYGANLNVRLDDIYAIEGIVMDKMDGDYLRVLGDFVMIKYPDSHIGDFYIGKFYELGKDYEKADFYYKQAYGKMNLSDPNADDFYENIKRVNDLMGSQKPDEEILPEEEENNEEEEEDDK; from the coding sequence ATGAAACACCTGACTCTTTTATTAGCACTTTTTATAACATTAGTTTCTTTTTCACAAGAAGTTATCACTAAATCAATAGACTCTAAAGAACTTAAACAAAAGAGGAAATTTAAAGTATATCTTCCTAAAAATTATAAAAAAGATTTAACAGCTAATTACCCTATAGCTATTGTATTGGGTGATCAATATATATTTGATTTATATGTAGGAAATGCCAAACTTTTTGCAGACGTTGATAAAGCTCCTAGGCAAATTGTAGTTGGAATTGATATGGGAGAAACCTATGCTAAAGATATTTCTATTGTTCCTTCTACCAACATGCTTACTAGTAGAGCACAACACTTTTATAAATTCATCAAACATGAGTTGATTCCTTATATGGAGGCTAATTTTAAAACATCAGCTTTTATGACCATTACAGGTGAAGGAAAAGCTGCTAATTTTTTAACACATTACTTAAAAGAACCAGAGCCTATTTTTAATGCTTATATTGCTGCTACTCCAGAGTTTCCTCAATTTGCGCCACAAATTATAGAATCATATACTTTAAAAAGGTTAGGGGCTATTGACAACACCTATTATATCTACGCAAGTAATTCAGAAAAACAAACTACACCTGAATTATATAGTCGTTTTAGTGACATTAGTGCTTTTTTATCTTCTTTCGAAGCTAAAAACTTACATGTAACTTTTGATAAGTTTCCAAATTCGCCTAGTTTTTTATCTACTATTAGTGAAACCATACCTAGAGCATTTACTAAAATGTTCTCTTTATATGCTAAAATATCAAAGGAAGAATTTGAAAGTAATGTTAAAGATTTAGAACCTCTTGATGCCATCAAGTATGTAGAAAAAAAATACCTAGATATTCAATACTTATATGGAGCAAACTTAAATGTGAGATTGGATGATATTTATGCAATTGAAGGAATTGTAATGGATAAAATGGATGGTGATTATTTAAGAGTTTTAGGTGATTTTGTAATGATTAAATACCCTGACTCACATATTGGTGACTTCTATATTGGTAAATTTTATGAATTAGGTAAAGATTATGAAAAAGCAGATTTTTACTATAAGCAAGCTTATGGTAAAATGAACCTTTCCGACCCTAACGCAGATGATTTTTACGAAAACATTAAACGTGTTAACGATTTAATGGGAAGTCAAAAACCAGATGAAGAAATTCTTCCTGAAGAAGAGGAAAACAACGAAGAAGAGGAAGAAGATGATAAGTAA
- a CDS encoding DNA-binding protein has protein sequence MELKEGDKVDLVIGQQTALGYIVLVNEEVEGLLYNNEIFSDIEEGMKTVGYVKKIREDEKIDVSLRPQGFKNVIDKDVAIILDKLEEKGYLLLTDKSSPESIKFHLQMSKKAFKRAIGSLYKTKKIVLKEDRIELV, from the coding sequence ATGGAATTAAAAGAAGGCGATAAAGTAGACTTAGTTATAGGGCAACAAACAGCTTTAGGATATATAGTTTTAGTGAATGAAGAGGTTGAGGGACTTCTATATAATAACGAAATCTTCTCTGATATAGAGGAAGGAATGAAAACTGTTGGTTATGTTAAAAAGATACGTGAAGATGAAAAAATAGACGTGTCCTTAAGACCACAAGGATTTAAAAATGTAATAGACAAAGATGTAGCCATTATTTTAGATAAATTAGAAGAAAAAGGCTATTTATTATTAACAGACAAAAGCTCTCCAGAATCGATTAAATTTCACTTACAAATGAGTAAAAAAGCATTCAAGAGAGCTATTGGTAGTTTGTATAAAACAAAGAAAATAGTTTTAAAAGAAGATAGAATAGAGCTAGTTTAA
- the menD gene encoding 2-succinyl-5-enolpyruvyl-6-hydroxy-3-cyclohexene-1-carboxylic-acid synthase, with product MYPKKELAQLVISVCHQYAIDTVVISPGSRNAPLTIGFSNHPEIETLSVVDERCAAFFAMGIAQQKQKPVVIVCSSGSALLNYYPAISEAFYSQIPLVVISADRPKNRIDIGDGQTIRQENVFENHILFSANLVEGNEYTDENKEKVSKALQNAIQQKGPVHINVPFDEPLYETVDVLQEYPVIKEEVSVLKPEKESIDYYASIWNSASKKMILVGSNFPDNKLQQVLDRFIEESSVLVLTETTSNVYHKKFINSIDKLIFPLKEEEFKALQPEVLLTLGGMVVSKKIKQFLRAFKPSHHWHLDDLKVMDTYQCLSSFIQVKPVTFLRSLYNKTVTVQSAYQSEWLQVKEERAVKHAKYLEKCEYSDLKVFEAILNTIPNEYQFQISNSSTIRYSLLFDVNPSLNIFCNRGTSGIDGSTSTAIGAAYVNEKPTVFVTGDLSFFYDSNALWNTNIPSNFRIIILNNGGGGIFRFIPGPLTTNATDYFETPHNLTAEHLAKMYNFEYDAVGNLSELDKVLENFYNEGSQPRILEVFTPKEVNDIVLKNYFKSL from the coding sequence ATGTATCCCAAGAAAGAATTAGCACAATTAGTAATCTCTGTTTGTCATCAATATGCTATTGACACTGTAGTGATTTCTCCTGGATCTAGAAATGCACCATTGACTATTGGTTTTTCCAACCACCCAGAGATAGAAACCTTAAGTGTGGTAGATGAGCGTTGTGCAGCATTTTTTGCCATGGGAATAGCGCAACAAAAACAAAAACCAGTTGTCATTGTTTGTTCATCTGGGTCTGCCTTGTTAAACTATTATCCAGCTATTTCAGAAGCTTTTTACAGTCAAATTCCATTAGTAGTTATTTCAGCAGATAGACCTAAAAATAGGATTGATATTGGTGATGGACAAACCATTCGTCAAGAGAATGTTTTTGAGAATCACATCTTATTTTCTGCTAATTTAGTTGAAGGGAACGAGTATACTGATGAGAATAAAGAAAAGGTAAGTAAAGCTTTACAAAATGCTATCCAACAAAAGGGGCCAGTACATATTAATGTGCCTTTTGATGAACCTCTTTATGAAACGGTAGATGTTTTACAAGAATATCCTGTGATAAAAGAAGAAGTATCTGTTTTAAAGCCTGAAAAAGAATCGATAGACTATTATGCTTCTATATGGAATTCAGCTTCTAAAAAAATGATTTTAGTTGGGAGTAATTTTCCTGATAATAAATTACAACAGGTATTAGACCGCTTTATAGAGGAGTCATCAGTGTTAGTACTGACAGAAACTACATCGAACGTTTATCATAAAAAGTTTATTAATTCTATAGATAAACTTATTTTTCCTTTAAAAGAAGAAGAGTTTAAAGCTTTACAACCTGAAGTTCTATTAACATTAGGAGGTATGGTGGTTTCTAAAAAAATAAAACAATTTTTAAGAGCTTTTAAACCTTCACATCATTGGCATCTAGATGATTTAAAGGTAATGGATACCTATCAATGTTTAAGTAGTTTTATTCAAGTAAAACCAGTAACATTTTTAAGAAGTTTATATAATAAAACAGTAACAGTTCAAAGTGCTTATCAATCAGAATGGTTACAAGTAAAAGAAGAACGAGCCGTTAAACATGCTAAGTATTTAGAAAAGTGTGAATATTCAGATTTAAAAGTATTCGAAGCAATTTTAAATACAATTCCTAATGAGTATCAGTTTCAAATAAGTAATAGTTCTACCATTCGATATTCATTGTTATTCGATGTGAATCCTTCATTGAATATTTTTTGTAATAGAGGAACTAGTGGTATTGATGGAAGCACTAGTACAGCTATCGGAGCTGCTTATGTGAATGAAAAACCAACGGTTTTTGTCACGGGAGATTTAAGCTTTTTTTATGACAGTAATGCATTATGGAATACGAATATACCGTCTAATTTTAGGATTATTATTTTAAATAATGGAGGAGGAGGCATTTTCCGATTCATTCCAGGACCTTTAACAACCAATGCAACAGATTATTTTGAAACTCCACATAATTTAACGGCTGAGCATTTGGCTAAAATGTATAATTTTGAGTATGATGCTGTAGGTAATTTAAGTGAATTAGATAAAGTATTGGAGAATTTTTATAATGAAGGGAGCCAACCAAGAATATTAGAGGTTTTTACACCAAAAGAAGTTAACGATATAGTTTTAAAAAACTATTTTAAAAGTTTATAA
- the fsa gene encoding fructose-6-phosphate aldolase, translated as MKFFIDTANLEQIKEAQALGILDGVTTNPSLMAKEGITGEENIINHYKAICEIVEGDVSAEVIATDFEGMVREGEALAALNPQIVVKLPMIGDGIKACKYFSDKGIKTNVTLVFSAGQALLAAKAGATYVSPFIGRLDDISTDGLNLISEIRQIYDNYMFETEILAASVRHTMHIIDCAKIGADVMTGPLKAIEGLLKHPLTDIGLEKFLADYKKGN; from the coding sequence ATGAAATTTTTTATCGATACGGCTAATCTTGAACAAATAAAAGAGGCGCAAGCTTTAGGTATTTTAGATGGAGTTACTACCAATCCATCTTTAATGGCAAAAGAAGGAATTACTGGTGAAGAAAATATTATTAATCACTATAAAGCTATTTGTGAGATAGTAGAAGGAGATGTTTCTGCAGAGGTAATTGCTACCGATTTTGAAGGAATGGTAAGAGAAGGTGAAGCTTTAGCTGCATTGAATCCTCAAATTGTAGTAAAATTACCAATGATAGGAGACGGTATTAAAGCATGTAAATATTTTTCTGATAAAGGAATTAAAACAAACGTAACTTTAGTATTTTCGGCTGGACAAGCTTTGTTAGCTGCTAAAGCAGGAGCTACTTATGTATCTCCATTTATAGGGCGTTTAGATGATATTTCTACAGATGGGTTGAATTTAATTTCTGAAATCCGTCAGATTTATGATAATTATATGTTTGAAACAGAAATCTTAGCTGCTTCTGTACGTCATACAATGCACATTATTGATTGTGCTAAAATAGGAGCAGATGTAATGACTGGGCCTTTAAAAGCTATTGAAGGTTTATTAAAACACCCATTAACAGATATTGGATTAGAGAAGTTTTTAGCAGACTACAAAAAAGGAAATTAA
- a CDS encoding SDR family oxidoreductase produces MSKVVFITGASSGIGKAIALYLHSKNYTVYGTSRNPDKVEVPYAMVALDVTRKDSIKRAIAEVASKEQRIDVLINNAGKGITGPIEDTPTEEMKANFDTNLFGVIDVIKEVLPVMRKQQKGLIINTTSIAGYMGLPFRGVYSASKGALELVTEALRMEVKSFGIEVTNVAPGDFATNMAAGRYHTPVFEDSAYKEKYGEGLALINEHVDAGKDPIIMAKAIHKIIETKHPKIHYKVGAFMEKFSIVLKRILPDKVYEKILMNHFKL; encoded by the coding sequence ATGTCAAAAGTTGTATTTATTACAGGAGCTTCTTCCGGAATAGGAAAAGCCATTGCTTTGTATTTGCACAGTAAAAACTACACAGTTTACGGAACCAGTAGAAATCCAGATAAAGTAGAAGTACCCTATGCTATGGTGGCTTTAGATGTTACTAGAAAAGACTCCATAAAAAGAGCAATAGCTGAAGTAGCGTCTAAAGAACAAAGAATTGATGTATTAATTAATAATGCAGGAAAAGGGATTACAGGGCCTATTGAAGACACTCCAACTGAAGAGATGAAAGCCAATTTTGATACGAATTTATTTGGAGTGATTGATGTGATTAAAGAGGTGTTGCCTGTAATGCGTAAGCAACAAAAAGGTTTGATTATAAATACAACTTCTATTGCAGGTTATATGGGGTTACCATTTAGAGGAGTGTATTCAGCTAGTAAAGGAGCATTGGAATTGGTAACAGAGGCTTTACGAATGGAAGTAAAAAGTTTTGGTATTGAAGTAACCAATGTTGCGCCAGGAGATTTTGCCACCAATATGGCAGCCGGTAGATACCATACGCCAGTTTTTGAAGATTCTGCTTATAAAGAAAAATACGGAGAAGGCTTAGCTTTAATAAATGAGCATGTAGATGCTGGAAAAGACCCTATAATAATGGCAAAAGCAATTCATAAAATAATAGAAACCAAACATCCTAAAATCCATTATAAAGTAGGAGCGTTTATGGAAAAGTTTTCTATTGTTTTAAAACGAATTTTACCTGATAAAGTATACGAAAAAATATTGATGAACCATTTTAAATTGTAA
- a CDS encoding M1 family metallopeptidase, producing MSIKTFLSTCILFSSIIGWSQTSLFNHTKTFTRQDTLRGSITPERAWWDLTFYHLNISVDPDKKYIEGKNTIQYTVLKPHNILQVDLQSPMQITKVVQNGKKLRFTSEGNAHFIQLPKKEPKGSKNKVIVYYKGHPKEAIRAPWDGGFSWKKDNNGNHFVATSCQGLGASVWWPNKDHMYDEVDSMAISVRVPKNLINVSNGRLRKVSHHRDSTSTYHWFVKNPINNYGVNVNIGDYVLFSDKYQGEAGELDMFYYVLRDNIYKAKKHFKDAPKMMKAFEHWFGKYPFYEDSFKLVEVPYLGMEHQSSVTYGNQYMKGYLGRDLSGTGWGLKFDFIIIHEAGHEWFANNITNKDIADMWVHESFTAYSESLFVDYYHGKKAANEYIIGTRKSILNDIPLIGQYNVNSEGSGDMYYKGANMIHMIRHLVNDDEKWRQILRSLNSTFFHQTVTTKQIENFLIEQTEIDLTKVFDQYLRTIKIPEFEYQLKNNVLKYRWNNVVAGFNMPLKVKTYKDDILLTPTTQWQTQTINANKITVDPNFYVKTNSL from the coding sequence ATGAGCATCAAAACCTTTTTAAGCACATGTATCCTTTTTTCTAGTATTATTGGTTGGTCACAAACCTCATTATTCAATCATACAAAAACATTTACACGACAAGATACCTTACGTGGTTCTATTACCCCAGAGAGAGCTTGGTGGGATTTAACTTTTTACCATCTAAATATTTCAGTAGATCCTGATAAAAAATATATTGAAGGTAAAAACACCATTCAATACACCGTTTTAAAACCTCATAATATACTACAGGTGGATTTACAATCGCCCATGCAAATTACTAAGGTTGTGCAAAATGGAAAAAAACTACGCTTTACCTCAGAAGGAAATGCGCATTTTATTCAACTTCCTAAAAAAGAACCTAAAGGCTCTAAAAACAAAGTAATTGTTTACTATAAAGGGCATCCTAAAGAGGCTATCAGAGCGCCTTGGGATGGTGGTTTTTCTTGGAAAAAAGACAACAATGGCAATCACTTTGTTGCCACTTCTTGTCAAGGTTTAGGTGCTAGTGTTTGGTGGCCTAACAAAGACCATATGTATGATGAAGTAGATAGCATGGCAATTAGCGTTCGTGTTCCTAAAAACTTGATTAATGTTTCCAACGGTCGTTTGCGCAAAGTTTCACACCATAGAGATAGCACTAGTACCTACCATTGGTTTGTTAAAAATCCAATAAACAATTATGGTGTCAACGTAAACATTGGTGATTATGTATTGTTTTCTGATAAATACCAAGGTGAAGCTGGCGAGTTAGACATGTTTTATTATGTACTGAGGGATAATATTTATAAAGCAAAAAAACACTTTAAAGACGCACCAAAAATGATGAAGGCATTTGAGCATTGGTTTGGAAAATATCCTTTTTATGAAGATAGTTTTAAATTAGTAGAAGTTCCTTACTTAGGTATGGAACATCAAAGTTCTGTTACCTACGGAAATCAATATATGAAAGGCTATTTAGGTAGAGATTTATCAGGCACAGGCTGGGGTTTAAAGTTTGATTTTATTATTATCCATGAAGCAGGTCATGAATGGTTTGCTAATAATATTACCAACAAAGACATTGCTGATATGTGGGTTCATGAAAGTTTTACTGCTTATTCCGAAAGTTTGTTTGTAGATTATTATCATGGTAAAAAAGCAGCCAATGAATACATTATTGGTACACGTAAATCTATCTTAAATGACATTCCTTTAATTGGGCAATACAACGTAAACAGTGAAGGTTCTGGCGATATGTATTACAAAGGTGCTAATATGATTCATATGATAAGACACTTGGTGAATGATGATGAAAAATGGCGTCAAATTTTACGTAGCTTAAACAGTACTTTTTTCCATCAAACCGTTACTACAAAACAAATAGAAAACTTTTTAATTGAGCAAACTGAGATTGATTTAACCAAAGTATTTGATCAATATTTACGTACTATTAAAATCCCTGAATTTGAGTACCAACTTAAAAATAATGTATTAAAATACAGATGGAATAATGTAGTAGCTGGTTTTAACATGCCTTTAAAAGTAAAAACATATAAAGATGATATCTTACTAACGCCTACCACGCAATGGCAAACACAAACAATTAACGCTAACAAAATAACTGTAGATCCTAATTTTTATGTAAAGACCAACAGTTTATAA
- a CDS encoding Gfo/Idh/MocA family oxidoreductase, which yields MNRKDFIRSVLGASAFITLPANAYATNSDALAEAIASTAKPTNGNLFGFKTNPLKKVRVGIIGLGNRGIVLLQMFEWLAQQNYCEIVALSDLKEKKVKRAVDTLSKWQSKKPKTYFGKENAWQDLAKQDDIDLLLIATPWKLHTPMCIYGMNHGKHVACEVPIAYTLSECWQLIEAAETNQKHCIMIENCCYNEEELFVLNMIENGVFGDITHTEGAYLHDLRKHLLTDHYENDWRVKHHIERDGNFYTTHGLGPISFYLSIGRGDTFDHLTSMSSRELNLSETAKSLKSPYTNFKCGDMNSTMIKTAKGKTILLQFDVHTGQPYSRINKVVGTKATHDGYPSKLFIDSDELVFWGHKWLPEEEYKNYRSKYKHPIIKKLQNISQDFKQGHGGMDFVMIYRLIRCLNLGLPLDINIYDSVLWSAITPLSELSVASKSLSIPVPDFTNRTWKKEQPLEIMRDF from the coding sequence ATGAACAGAAAAGACTTTATCCGTTCCGTATTAGGCGCTTCCGCCTTTATAACATTGCCAGCTAACGCTTATGCTACTAATTCTGATGCTTTAGCAGAAGCTATTGCCTCCACTGCTAAACCTACTAATGGAAATTTATTTGGGTTTAAAACTAATCCTTTAAAAAAAGTTCGTGTAGGAATTATTGGATTAGGAAATAGAGGAATTGTGCTATTACAAATGTTTGAATGGCTAGCCCAACAGAATTATTGTGAGATTGTTGCGCTTTCTGATTTAAAGGAGAAAAAAGTTAAACGTGCTGTAGACACCTTAAGCAAATGGCAATCTAAAAAACCTAAAACCTATTTTGGTAAAGAAAATGCTTGGCAAGATTTAGCGAAACAAGATGATATTGATTTACTTTTAATAGCTACTCCCTGGAAATTACACACCCCAATGTGTATTTATGGAATGAACCATGGAAAACATGTGGCTTGTGAAGTACCTATTGCATATACTTTAAGTGAATGTTGGCAATTAATTGAAGCTGCAGAAACCAATCAGAAACATTGCATTATGATTGAGAACTGCTGCTATAATGAAGAAGAACTTTTTGTATTAAATATGATAGAAAATGGTGTTTTTGGTGATATCACCCATACAGAAGGTGCTTATTTACATGATTTACGCAAACATCTTTTAACCGATCATTATGAAAATGATTGGCGTGTTAAGCACCATATTGAACGTGATGGTAACTTTTATACCACACATGGTTTAGGTCCTATTAGTTTTTACCTAAGTATTGGACGTGGTGATACTTTTGATCATTTGACCTCTATGAGTTCAAGAGAATTAAATTTAAGTGAAACAGCTAAAAGTTTAAAAAGCCCGTATACCAACTTTAAATGTGGAGACATGAACTCTACAATGATTAAAACAGCCAAAGGAAAAACTATTTTGTTACAGTTTGATGTGCATACTGGACAACCTTATTCTAGAATAAATAAAGTGGTGGGTACCAAAGCTACGCATGATGGTTACCCAAGCAAATTGTTTATTGATAGTGATGAATTGGTTTTTTGGGGACACAAATGGTTACCTGAAGAAGAATACAAAAACTATCGTAGTAAATACAAACATCCAATTATAAAAAAATTACAAAACATTAGTCAGGATTTCAAACAAGGCCATGGTGGAATGGACTTTGTAATGATTTATCGTTTAATTAGATGTTTAAATTTAGGGTTGCCGTTAGATATTAATATTTACGATAGTGTTTTATGGAGCGCTATTACGCCACTTTCAGAGCTTTCTGTTGCTAGTAAAAGTTTATCTATTCCTGTTCCTGATTTCACCAATAGAACTTGGAAAAAAGAACAACCTTTAGAAATTATGCGTGATTTTTAA
- a CDS encoding sugar phosphate nucleotidyltransferase, which yields MRLTLLVLAAGMGSRFGGLKQVSPVNEFNETIIDYSVFDAKRAGFTKIVFVIRKEFELDFKEKITAKYHNQITVGFVFQDVKNLPNDFQNSERIKPWGTGHAIWCARHAIKENFAVINADDFYGYDSFLTMATYLKDLNPNDISKQCMVGYHLVNTLSENGSVSRGICTTDTNNNLTSITERTQIVSKNERIVFIENNQETLLAIDEITSMNMFGLTPVTLTTFESELQNFLTLNSTELKAEFYLPSVINHLISTKQSTVKVLPTQSKWFGMTYKEDQEIVVNNILQLTKAGEYPKQLWNG from the coding sequence ATGAGGTTAACTTTATTAGTATTAGCTGCTGGTATGGGCAGTAGATTTGGAGGTTTAAAACAAGTATCTCCTGTAAATGAATTTAATGAAACTATTATTGATTACTCAGTATTTGATGCCAAAAGAGCTGGTTTCACTAAAATAGTTTTTGTTATTCGAAAAGAGTTTGAGCTTGATTTTAAAGAAAAAATCACGGCGAAGTATCACAATCAGATAACTGTTGGTTTTGTTTTTCAAGATGTAAAGAATCTTCCTAATGATTTTCAAAATTCTGAACGAATAAAGCCTTGGGGAACTGGACATGCTATTTGGTGTGCTAGACATGCTATTAAGGAGAATTTTGCCGTAATTAATGCCGATGACTTTTATGGGTATGATTCATTTTTAACCATGGCTACTTATTTAAAAGATCTTAACCCCAACGATATTTCTAAACAATGTATGGTGGGTTATCATTTAGTAAATACATTATCAGAAAACGGTAGTGTTTCTAGAGGTATTTGTACTACGGATACTAACAACAACCTAACTTCTATTACCGAACGCACCCAGATAGTTTCAAAGAATGAACGCATTGTGTTTATAGAAAACAATCAAGAAACTCTACTAGCTATTGATGAAATCACTTCTATGAACATGTTTGGCTTAACACCTGTTACTTTAACTACTTTTGAATCGGAATTACAAAACTTCTTAACACTGAATAGTACTGAGTTAAAAGCCGAATTTTATTTACCATCTGTAATTAATCATTTAATTAGCACCAAACAAAGTACTGTAAAAGTACTGCCTACGCAATCCAAGTGGTTTGGTATGACGTATAAGGAAGATCAAGAAATTGTTGTAAATAATATTCTACAACTAACAAAAGCTGGTGAATATCCTAAACAACTTTGGAATGGATAA
- a CDS encoding aminoglycoside phosphotransferase family protein yields MDNAAIQNICQAFQIQGNFSLVEVIQSGYINTTYKITTSTSSYILQKVNHQIFKDIEGLSSNIVRITKHLQSKTSPEKQHQALQVVFTHNEQAYYKHKDHTFWRMFNFIPNAITFETIQNEWQAETMGKAFANYHEQLSDLPQPPLIETLPDFHNTSLRIKHFKTAIQNNSHGRNKDTQKEIDYLLKLAPEMHAVVELGKQHKIPLRTIHQDAKLSNILFDNTNQAIAIIDLDTTMPGYLCYDFGDAVRTGMNTATEDEQNLDKISLHLEHFKAFTKGYAANSHHFITKEEINTLVLGVKVITYEQAIRFLTDYLQGDTYYKTSYSKHNLIRTRVQIAFLKNIIKYYDVLTNYVMEQYTVFS; encoded by the coding sequence ATGGATAACGCAGCTATTCAAAACATTTGTCAAGCATTTCAAATACAAGGTAACTTTTCGCTAGTAGAAGTTATACAATCAGGGTATATTAATACTACCTATAAAATAACCACCTCAACTTCTTCCTATATTTTACAAAAAGTTAATCATCAAATTTTTAAAGATATTGAAGGGTTAAGTTCTAATATTGTACGAATTACAAAACACCTTCAGAGTAAAACATCACCAGAAAAACAACACCAAGCTTTACAGGTTGTTTTTACTCACAATGAGCAAGCTTATTACAAACATAAGGATCATACTTTTTGGCGTATGTTCAATTTTATTCCTAATGCTATTACTTTTGAAACCATACAAAATGAATGGCAAGCTGAGACTATGGGAAAAGCTTTTGCTAATTATCATGAACAACTTTCAGACTTACCCCAACCGCCTTTAATAGAAACTCTTCCAGATTTTCATAATACAAGTTTACGTATTAAACATTTTAAAACAGCCATACAAAACAATTCGCACGGCAGAAATAAAGACACTCAAAAAGAAATTGATTATTTACTAAAACTTGCTCCCGAAATGCATGCCGTGGTTGAATTAGGCAAACAACATAAAATTCCTTTACGTACCATACATCAAGATGCTAAATTGAGTAATATTTTATTTGACAATACCAATCAAGCCATCGCCATTATTGATTTAGACACTACCATGCCTGGTTATTTATGTTATGATTTTGGCGATGCCGTACGAACTGGTATGAACACCGCTACTGAAGACGAACAAAACTTAGACAAAATAAGTTTGCACTTAGAACATTTTAAAGCTTTTACTAAAGGATATGCCGCCAATAGCCATCATTTTATTACCAAAGAGGAAATCAATACGTTGGTATTAGGCGTAAAAGTAATTACCTATGAACAAGCCATTCGTTTTTTGACTGATTATCTACAAGGTGACACCTATTATAAAACTTCGTATTCTAAACATAATTTAATTCGTACTCGAGTACAAATTGCTTTTTTAAAGAATATCATAAAGTATTATGATGTGCTTACTAATTATGTTATGGAACAATATACTGTTTTTAGTTAA
- a CDS encoding nuclear transport factor 2 family protein, which produces MTTPTVSFNTNSIVKMELEILNAMQQCDTEKLDKLLHDQLLFTIPNEQTIDKKTDLEVYQSGNMNISKMSASEQQINLIDDTAIVSVVIDMEGSYFNHSLNGKYKVLRVWKYYNNQWQVIAGSSNTIL; this is translated from the coding sequence ATGACAACACCTACAGTTTCTTTCAACACAAATAGCATTGTTAAAATGGAACTAGAAATTTTAAACGCTATGCAACAGTGTGATACTGAAAAATTAGATAAACTCTTACATGATCAACTACTCTTTACCATTCCTAATGAACAAACAATAGATAAAAAAACAGATTTAGAGGTTTACCAATCAGGAAATATGAACATCAGTAAAATGTCAGCTAGTGAACAACAAATAAACTTAATTGATGATACAGCTATTGTTTCTGTCGTCATTGATATGGAAGGAAGCTATTTTAATCATTCCTTAAACGGAAAATATAAAGTTTTAAGAGTTTGGAAATACTATAACAATCAATGGCAGGTAATAGCAGGAAGCAGTAATACTATTTTGTAA